The stretch of DNA TTTCTTTTGATATTTCTCCAATAGAATTTTCTATGCCTATAGTAATTATAGCTGGAATTATTCTTTTAAAATATGGAGAAAAATATAATATTAGTAGTGACACAGCGATTGCACTTTTAAGTTGTGTTTCCGTTTCTATAGGAGTAACTTTTACAGCTGTAACTAAAGGACTTAATGTTGATGTTTGTAACTACTTATTTGGTAGCATATTGATTATGAAAAGAAGTGATATGTATATTAGTTTTGTCTTAGGGATAATAGTTTTAATTTCCTATATTTTGTTATATAATAAAATATATACTATTACTGTTGATGAAGATTTTGCCAAAGCGAGTGGAGTAAATATCAATTTATATAACACTTTGGTTACAATTTTGATTTCTGTAACTATAGTTATAGGAATGAAATTTATGGGAAGTATGCTTATTTCATGTTTAATAATATTTCCTGCAATGACGTCTATGCGAATTTTTAAAAGTTATAAGGCTGTTGTTATTTCATCAGTTATAATCTCGACAATAGCATTGTTTATTGGAATAACTATATCATATATATATTCAACGCCGACAGGTGCAAGTATTGTTTTGGTTAATTTAGTTCTATTTGTTATATCTTGCATAGTAAGGAGGTTTATCAGTGAATAAAAAAATATTAAGTTTAATACTATTTTGTCTATTGCTATGTTCTTGTTCAAAGGCTGATGGTAATAGTAATTTTATAAAAAACAAAGAAAATAAAAATGATTTAAAAAGTGCTCTAAAAAATGATCCTGAAAATGCTGGAACAGATAAAGATAAAAAATCTACTGAAACTGATAAAAATCAAAATCCCGATGATTACAAACTGGAAAGACATCAAGGTCAAAATGATTCAAAAGATGAATATAAACAGCCTGAAAAAAAGGATGAACTTACAAAAGAACAGTTAAATAAAAAAAGAGATGCAGATTCAAAAGATGGAATAATAAATATTTCTGATGGGATTTTTTTAGCTCTTGTAAATGATATTTATGTAAATAAAGATGAATATGTTGGCAAGAAAGTTAGAATTTCAGGGCAAAATGTTAGATTTGAGGATAAAGATACAGGGGAAGTTGTTTATGCAATTTTACGTGAAGGGCCCGGTTGTTGTTACAATGATAGTGTAATTGGATTTGAATATATAACTGATGGAAAATATCCAGAAAAGGATAAATGGTATGAAATGGTCGGAGAAGTAATAATCGATAAATATAAATCCGGAAAAGTTGTCAAACTCAAACTAATTGAGATAAAAGAAGTAGAACCGAAAGGAAAATTGATTCATTTTCAAAACTAATTGGGGATAATATCTCCAATTTTTTTGCAAATTGGGTATAAATATCAAAACAAAAAAATTAGATATAAAAAGCAATTTATGATATAATAATTACAGATTTATGCCTTATGATAAAGCTGTAATTATTTCATCATAATTACATTAATTTAATTATCAAAAAGAGATTATGATATAATAACAACAATGAATAAGTTTCTAAATAAGTTGTTATTTAAGAAAAAAACAAAAAGGATAAAAATATGGTATTAGATAATTTATATTTGATAGTTGCAATTACTGAAAAAACTAATGCAATAGGTAAAGATAATAATTTATTATATTTTCTAAAAGAAGATATGAATTTTTTCAAAGAAAAAACTTGTGATAATTCTATAATCTGTGGTAGAAAAACTTTTGAAGGGTTTAAAATAAAACCACTTCCAAAAAGAAAAAATATTGTTTTGACAAAGAGTGATTTTTCTTTTGAAGGAGTAAGAAGATTTAAGAATATAGAAGATTTGATTAATTTTGTAAAAGAAAATCCAAAAGAGAAGTTTTTTGTTTGTGGAGGGATGAGTATCTATGAGCAATTGATTGACTTTTGTTCAAGAATGTATATTACAAAATATGAGGAAAAAGAAGCAGTAGAAGCGGATAGTCATTTTCCAAAGATTGATGAAAAAGTATGGAAAGTTGTTGAAAAAATTGATGGTAAAAGTGAAAATCCAAAATTGACCTTCTATACTTACGAAAGGATTTAAGGTATGAAAAAAGAAGATATAATTATAAAAAAGAGTAGAAAAAAACAGAGCAAAGTGAAAAAATGGTTTTGGAATATATTATTTGTAATATGTTTAGGAGTTTTTGTTTATTCTGCAGGAAATATAATCAAGGATTATTATGGTTCATATAAGGCAGGTAAAGATTTAAGTAATCTAAAAGAATCGGTTTTTAAGTCATCAAATAATGCCAATGAGAAAAAAACGGATAAAGAAAAAGTTGTAAATTTGGAAGAATTAAAAAAATTAAATTCCGACTCAATAGGTTGGCTTGAAATTCCGGGAACGAATATAGATGAGCCTTTAGTTCAAGGAAAAGACAATGATTACTATCTTTGGAGAGATTTTAAGAAAAACAAATATCCTGTAACGGGAACATTATTTTTAGATATGTATAATAAAGCGGATTTTTCAGATAGAATCAGTTATATATTCGGACATAATATTTGGGATAAAACAAAATTTTATGATTTAAGAAAATTTGAGGATAAAACATTTTTAGAAAATCATAAGACGTTCTACGTTTATACAGAAAAAGGAAAATTGGAATATGAAGTATTATCAGTTGATCTTGTAGATCCGGATACTCCACTTTATGAACTTAGTTCAAAGAGAAATGAAGATGTGGATGCGATGAAAAAAGAATTGAGTAAACATATTTCAAAATCTGAAGTTGATAAAATTGATAAAAATACAAAACTCTTGATGCTGGTAACTTGTAAAACACCTGATGACAATACAGCAAGGAGAATTTTGTTTGCAAAATTGAAAGAGAAGTAAATTTTTAAGGAGATTTTACATCTCCTTTATTTTTTGTGAAAAATTGTAAATTTTAATGATTTATAGTATAATTTGTATTAATATTAAATTTTGATTTTAATATAAAGGAGAATTATGGACAAGATAAGTGTTATTGTACCTGTATATAATGTAGAAAAATATGTTAAAAAATGTTTAGATTCAATTTCAAATCAAACATATGAGAATATAGAAATTATTATAGTTAATGATGGAGCAACTGATAATAGCGAAAATATTTGTAAAGAATTCGTTGAAAATGAAAATAGAGCGAAACTTTATACTAAAGAAAATGGCGGATTATCCAGTGCAAGAAATCACGGAATGAGGTTTGTAACAGGAAAATATGTATTATTTATAGATTCTGACGATTATATTGCAGAGGGAATGGTTGAAGAACTTTATAAAAATATAAAAGGAGAAGATGCGGATGTGTCTGTTTGTGGGGTTTATAATGTTTATTCAGACAATCAATCTCCACAATGTAAGGAAGAAATTTATTTTTGTTGTGGAAAAGAAAGATTTTTAAAAGAATATTTTATCGGAGAAAAAATTCCCGGCACTATCTGTAATAAACTCATATCCTATGAAATTGCAAGTAAGATTTCGTTTCCTGTGGGCAAAATTTATGAAGATGCTTTTTATCAGTTTGAGCTTGTAAAATATGCTAAAAAATATGTTGTAACAACAAAGCCATATTATTATTATTTTCACAGAGAAAATAGCATTACAACAAAACCTTATACTGTAAAAAATATGAATTGCATAGAAATTTATTCCAATTTTTATGATTATATAAATAGAGAAATTCCTTCTCTTTCAGAATATGCTTTTTTCAGGCTTTCCTATGCGTATTTTATGGTCTTTGATAAGATGTTATTGAGTGAAGATTATAAAAACATTCTAGAATATAGAGAAATTTTAGGTTTTTTGAAGAATAATTTTTGGAAAATTTTTAAAAATAAAAATTTTAGAAAAGGTAGAAGAATAGCTGTATTAATGTTAAAATTAAATATTAAATTATATAGATTTTTGCTTTTAAAAGATTTGAAAAGAAAAGGAGTAAATGCTTAATGGAAATAAAATATCTTTCTATGGATGAAATAAAATCCGTAGAGCTTGAAATTCTAAAATATATTCACAATTTTTGCATTGAAAATGATATAAAATATTTTTTAAATTATGGAACTTTAATTGGAGCTGTAAGACATAAAGGCTTTATTCCTTGGGATGATGATATTGATATTTGTATGTTTAGAAAAGACTATGAAAAGTTTATAGATTTATTTTCAAAAGATGATGGAATTTATAAGATTTTGTCTTTAGAAACTGATGACAAGTACTATAATAATTTCATGAAAGTTATAAATTCAAAGACTAAGATAGAAGATGAAAGAAATTATAAAACTTATGACTTAGGAATTTTTGTTGATATTTTTCCGATAGATTCTTTTGATGATTTAAAATTAGTTGAAAAAACATATAAGTTAGAAAGTTTTAAACTTTTATCTTTTTCAAAAAAAGAAAATATACAGTATGGGGACAGTAAGTTGAAAGATTTTGTTAGATTATTTTTCTGGACGATGTTAAAACCTGTATCTCCAAGAATCTTTGCAAAGAAGATAAAGGAAGCCGTTGAAAAATATTCCAAAGAAAACGGAAAATATTTTGGAGTTGTAGGTTGTTCAAAATTGAAATATGATGATGTTTTTGATTATAATCCATTTGATGAACTGGCAGAGTTCGAGTTTGAAGGCTGTAATTTTTTTGCGCCGAAAAAATATGATGAGATTTTGAAAAAATATTATGGCGATTATATGAAATTTCCGCCTATTGATAAACAGAAATATCCTCATGAAATCAAGGCTTATTTTGTAGATTAGGAGAATAAAATGAAAGAGAGACTAACGGTTGATGAACTAAAAAATTATGAATTAAATATTTTAAAGTTCATTGATTATGTTTGTAAAAAGTATGATATAAAATATTTTGTAAATTATGGAACACTACTTGGAAGTGTTAGACATAAAGGATTTATTCCTTGGGATGATGATATTGATATTTCAATGTATAGAGAAGACTATGAGAGATTTCAAAAAGCTGTTATTGAGGAAGATAATGAGAGATATGGGATTTTATCCAAAGATAACAGCGAGTGGTATTTTCAAAATTTTTTTGTAGTCATAGATAAATATACTTTATTGGAAGATAATGTAAAGAGAAATAGACGAGATAGTAATGTTTTTGTTGACGTTTTTCCAATTGATAGATTCAATGACTTAAATTTTGTAAAAAAAGCACACTTGATGGTAACTTTAAGGCATATTTGTTTTATAAAGAAAAAATTTATAATTCACAAAGATAGTAGAATAAAAGATTTTTGTAGAGTTATCTTTTGGTATTTATTAAAATTTGTAAATCCAAGATTTTTTACAAAAAAAATTGAAAAACTTGTAGAAAAGTATTCTGATGAAAATGGAGTTTATGAGGGAGCTGTTGGTGTTGACAAAACGGGAATGAAAGAAGTTTTTAAAGCGGGAACTTATGAGGAATTAATAGAATTACCTTTTGAAGATATGATGGTACCTGCTCCTAAAAATTATGATAAGATTTTAACTCAATTTTATGGAGATTATATGCAAAAACCTTCTGATGCAGAAATTGAATATAAATCACATCTTTTAGATGCTTACAGAATAAAATAAGGGAGAATTAATTTTAGATATGGCAAAAAATATAAAAGTTAACGCTTTAGCTAGCATTTTAGTTAGGGTTTTTAATATTCTATTTCCGCTTATCACAGGTCCGTATCTCGCTAGAATTTTGAGTAAAGAGGCCTATGGCGAATTTAATGTTGCAAACTCTATATTAAATCTATTTATTCCATTTGCCGCTTTTGGAATATATAGTTATGGGATACGTTCAATAAGCAGAGTTAAAAATAATATTAAAGAGATAAGTAAAAATTTTACCGTTCTTTTCTCTATAAACTTAATAAGTTCTTTAGGTATTGGGATTTTGTATATCGGATATATGTTTTTAAATGTAAATTCCAGTATGTATATGTTATATATTGCACTTAGTATTCAAATTTTTACTCAATTTGTATCAATTGAGTGGATGAATGAGGCTTTTGAAAACTATGGTTTTATTCTTTTTAAGACATTATTTGTCCGTGTACTTATGCTTGTTTCAATTTTCGCATTTGTAAAAAAAGCTGATGACATAGTAAATTATGCTTTTATACTATCAATTACAAATCTTGTAAACTATTTGATAAGTTTTTACTATATAAAAAGAAAAGTAAAGTTTGTAAAGATTGAGTTAAAAGACATTTTAATACATATAAAACCATTGATTGGAATGTTACTTTTAGCCAACTCATATATGTTATACACTGCATTGGATAGAGCAGTACTCTCATTATTGGATGCTAAGATTTCAGTTTCATATTATACCTTTGCATTGTCAATAGCTCAACTAATTACGAGTGTAGTTTATTCTATAATAGTAGTAAGTATTCCAAGGCTTTCGTACTATCATGGGAATAGTGATGAAAAAAATTATACGGAATTGTTAAATCAAGTTGCCAGAACCTTTTTATTCTTAGTAATTCCGATGGGTATTGGATTAAGCTGTGTTTCTGATGAAGTAATGCTGATATATGCAGGAGAAAAGTATTTGGAAGCCGGTTTTATTTTAAAGTTGTTTTCACTTAGGATTGTTATGTGGGCTTTAGATCAACTTCTTGCAAATCAAGTTTTATTTGTAAGAGGATATGAAAAAAATATAACAGCATTTTATTTTATAGGTGGTTTTTTGAACTTGATTTTAAATATAGTTTTATTGAAATTAAAAGTTGTTCAAGCTGAATATTTTGTATATACAACCTTATTTTCAGAAATTGTAGTATTGATAATTCAAATTTACTTTATAACTAAAAGAAATATTATTTCTATAAACGAAATATTAAAATCTTATGTAAAATATATACTATGCGCCGTTCCGTTCTTTGCAATAACTTATGGAATAAATCATACTTTAAAATATTCATTAAATTTGAATTTACAATTTTTTGTTAGAGTATTGGCAATAATTGTATCATGTGTACTATATTATTTTATAATTATGTTAATAACTAAAGATAAGATTTTATTTGTTACGCTTGACGGAATTAAAAATAAATTCAGAGTTATAAAATATAAATTAAAATCAAAGAAATATAAAGGATAATATAAATTATTATTTTATAATTTAAAAGTTCTAAATGTAAAATTTTAGGACTTTTTTATTGTTCATTTTTATATGATATGGTATAATTTATGAACAAGATGTTTAAGGAGGTATTCATGTTAGCAATACAAGATTTTGATATTTTAAATCTATTTTTTAAAAATCGGAATAAAAAATATACTCAAAGAGAAATTTCAAGTATTACAAAAATTTCTTTGGGAAAAGTTAATAAAACTTTAAAAGAATTAAAAAATAACGAGTTTATAGATGAAAATTTAAAGATTACAGATAAAGGACTTTCTGCACTGGAGCCATATAAAGTTGATAATGCAATAATAATGGCTGCCGGAATGAGTTCAAGATTTGCTCCTCTTTGTTATGAAACTCCAAAAGGTCTTTTAAATGTAAAAGGAGAAAAATTAATTGAGAGAGAAATTTTACAACTAAAAGAAGCAGGAATTGAAGATATTACTTTAGTTGTAGGATATATGAAGGAAAAGATGTTCTATCTAGCAGAAAAATTTGGTGTAGATATTGTGGTTAATGAGGATTATTATAGATTTAACAACACTTCATCACTAATTTTGGTTACTGAAAAATTAAAAAATACTTATATCTGTTCTTCAGATAATTATTTTCCGAAGAATCCTTTTGAAAAGTATGTTTATAGAGCATATTATTCAGCTGTTTATCAAGATGGAGAAACTGATGAATACTATGCAGAATTTGATAAAAAGGGAAGGATTACAGGTGTAACAATTGGCGGAAAAGATGATTGGATAATGTTAGGGCATGTTTTTTTTGACAGAGAATTCAGTGATAAATTTGTGAAATTGCTGAAAGCGGAGTATCATGAACAGATAGTTCGTGAAAATTTGTGGGAAACTTTTTATATGCGTCATATAAAAGAGTTTGATAATATGTATATTAGAAAATATGATTTAGAAGATATTAAAGAGTTTGATTCTTTGGAGGAGTTAAGACTTTTTGATGAAAAATATGTCACTAACTCCGACTCTGAAATTTTTCAAAATATTTGTAATATTTTAAGATGTAAAGAAGAAGAAATAAAGGATATTAAGCCGATAAAAATGGGAATGACCAATACATCTTTTAAATTTAGTTGTAAAGAAAAATCCTATGTATATCGACATCCGGGTCCCGGAACTGAATTAATCATAAATAGAAAAAGCGAGTTTGACTCAATGAAAATCGCAAAGGAATTGAGTTTAGATGATACTTATATCTATATGGATAAAGATATTGGTTGGAAAATTTCTAAATATATTGAAAATGTAAAAATTCTTAATCCTTTTGATAAAAAGAACGTAAAAAGGGCTATTTCTATGTTAAAGAAATTACATACAAGTGGTAGAAAAACTAATTTTAAATTTAATATTTTTGATGAAATTGAAAACTTTAAAATCAAAATAAGAAATTCACATAGAGATAATTTTGATGATATGAGTTTGATGAATGACAAAATTTATAAATTAAAGACTTTTTTAGATAAAGATGATACAAATGAATGTATTTGTCATTGTGATAGTTATGATTTGAATTTTTTGTTGGATAACAGAGATAAAATGTATTTAATAGATTGGGAATATTCTGCAATGTCAGATCCTGCAGTAGATATTGGATGTTTTATAACTTCTTCAAAATATTCTTTTGATGAAGCTATAGATATAATAAAGGAATATTTTAATGGTAAGCCTACGGATAAGCAGTTAATGCATTATATTGCTTATATTGCAGTAAGCTCTTTTTATTGGTTCTTATGGGCGATTAATCAGGAAATTCAAGGAAAGAGTATTGGCGAATATTTATATATTTGGTATAACCACACTAAAGAATATGCTGACTATGCTTTGAAATTATATGAACAAGAATAAAATGATGAATAATCTATCCATTTAGAAAATAATTGTATGAAAAAATTGGAAAAAGATTAGCAATAGTACAAAATTATTTAAAGACAACTATGTGGAAGTTGTCTTTTTTGTCGATTTTTTGGGTATTCAATACTTGTTTTATTGAAAAAATGTATTGTTTATGTTATCATAAATTGTTAGTAGGTGATGAATTTGGATGAAAAAATAATTGATATAAAAGATTTAAGATATGAATATTCTGGAGAAGATGGTAAGAAGAGTACTGCTTTGGATGGGGTCAGTTTTTCTGTAAATAAAGGAGAATTGATTTCTATTTTAGGACATAATGGAAGCGGAAAATCTACTTTAGCAAAACTTTTAAATGCACAAATTACTCCAACGGATGGAGAAATTGAAATTTTTGGAATTAATACAAAAGATGAAAATAGAATTTGGGATATTAGACAAAAATGTGCTATGGTTTTTCAAAATCCTGATAATCAACTTGTTGCGACAGTTGTAGAAGAAGATGTTGCTTTCGGTCCTGAAAATTTAGGAGTTCCTTCAGCTGAAATAAGAGAAAGAGTTGATGAAGCTTTAGAAATTGTTGAGATGCAGGAGTATAAGAAGCATTCTCCACATATGCTTTCTGGTGGACAAAAACAGAGAGTTGCTATAGCAGGAATTTTAGCTATGAAACCGGATGTAATAATTTTTGATGAATCGACGGCAATGCTTGATCCTATTGGAAGAAAAGATATTATTGATACTATTTTAAAATTAAATAAAGAAGAGAATAAGACTATTTTATATATAACTCATTATATGGAAGAAGCTGTTCTTGCTGATAGAGTTATCGTTTTAAATGAAGGAAAGATTGAGTTTGATGACAGTCCTAAAAAAGTTTTTTCAAATGTTGAAACTTTACGAGAATTGGGACTTTCTGTTCCGCAGGTTACAGAACTTGCATATCTTTTAAAGAATGACGGGGTAGAAATTCCTTCTGATATTTTAACAAATGATGAAATGATAAAATTTTTGGAGAGAAAATTAAAATAATGGATATAAATTTTAAAAATGTAAGTTTTGTTTACGGAGAAAAAACTCCTTTTGAAAAACTTGCTTTAGATAATATAGATTTAACTATAAAAAAGGGAGAATTTGTTGGTATTATAGGGCATACAGGAAGTGGAAAATCAACATTAATTCAACATTTTAATGGAATTCTAAAGCCTACAAGTGGTGATGTTTTTATAGGAGATATGAACACTAAAGATAAGGAACTTGCTAAGAGTGGCTTAAGATATAAAATTGGATTAGTTTTTCAATATCCTGAATATCAACTTTTTGAAGAGACAATTGAAAAAGATATTGCTTTTGGACCTAAGAACATGGGACTTAGTGAAGAAGAAGTTACAGAGAGAGTAAAAGAAGCAATGGAGATTGTAGGACTTGATTATGAAGCAAAAAAAGATAAATCTCCTTTTGAAATTTCTGGAGGTCAAAAAAGAAGGGTTGCGATAGCAGGAATTTTAGCTATGAAACCTGATATTCTGATTTTAGATGAACCTACGGCAGGACTTGACCCTAAGGGAAGGGACGAACTATTTTTTCAAATTAAAAGGCTTTATGAGAAGAATAATATTACAATAGTTTTGATTTCTCACAGCATGGAAGATGTTGCAAAACTAGTAAATAGAATAATTATAATGAAAAATGGACATATCCATTTAGACAAAAGTACAAAAGAAGCTTTTAGCGATGTAGACGATTTAAAAAAAGTTGGACTTAATGTTCCACAAATTACGGAACTTATGGATATTTTAAGAAAAAAAGGACATCAT from Parvimonas micra encodes:
- a CDS encoding metal ABC transporter permease → MISLISEMLSYPFMVKAIFVGLLISISSALLGITLVLKRYAMIGVGLSNVSFAALSIALSFDISPIEFSMPIVIIAGIILLKYGEKYNISSDTAIALLSCVSVSIGVTFTAVTKGLNVDVCNYLFGSILIMKRSDMYISFVLGIIVLISYILLYNKIYTITVDEDFAKASGVNINLYNTLVTILISVTIVIGMKFMGSMLISCLIIFPAMTSMRIFKSYKAVVISSVIISTIALFIGITISYIYSTPTGASIVLVNLVLFVISCIVRRFISE
- a CDS encoding TIGR03943 family putative permease subunit — encoded protein: MNKKILSLILFCLLLCSCSKADGNSNFIKNKENKNDLKSALKNDPENAGTDKDKKSTETDKNQNPDDYKLERHQGQNDSKDEYKQPEKKDELTKEQLNKKRDADSKDGIINISDGIFLALVNDIYVNKDEYVGKKVRISGQNVRFEDKDTGEVVYAILREGPGCCYNDSVIGFEYITDGKYPEKDKWYEMVGEVIIDKYKSGKVVKLKLIEIKEVEPKGKLIHFQN
- a CDS encoding dihydrofolate reductase, which codes for MVLDNLYLIVAITEKTNAIGKDNNLLYFLKEDMNFFKEKTCDNSIICGRKTFEGFKIKPLPKRKNIVLTKSDFSFEGVRRFKNIEDLINFVKENPKEKFFVCGGMSIYEQLIDFCSRMYITKYEEKEAVEADSHFPKIDEKVWKVVEKIDGKSENPKLTFYTYERI
- the srtB gene encoding class B sortase, whose translation is MKKEDIIIKKSRKKQSKVKKWFWNILFVICLGVFVYSAGNIIKDYYGSYKAGKDLSNLKESVFKSSNNANEKKTDKEKVVNLEELKKLNSDSIGWLEIPGTNIDEPLVQGKDNDYYLWRDFKKNKYPVTGTLFLDMYNKADFSDRISYIFGHNIWDKTKFYDLRKFEDKTFLENHKTFYVYTEKGKLEYEVLSVDLVDPDTPLYELSSKRNEDVDAMKKELSKHISKSEVDKIDKNTKLLMLVTCKTPDDNTARRILFAKLKEK
- a CDS encoding glycosyltransferase family 2 protein; translation: MDKISVIVPVYNVEKYVKKCLDSISNQTYENIEIIIVNDGATDNSENICKEFVENENRAKLYTKENGGLSSARNHGMRFVTGKYVLFIDSDDYIAEGMVEELYKNIKGEDADVSVCGVYNVYSDNQSPQCKEEIYFCCGKERFLKEYFIGEKIPGTICNKLISYEIASKISFPVGKIYEDAFYQFELVKYAKKYVVTTKPYYYYFHRENSITTKPYTVKNMNCIEIYSNFYDYINREIPSLSEYAFFRLSYAYFMVFDKMLLSEDYKNILEYREILGFLKNNFWKIFKNKNFRKGRRIAVLMLKLNIKLYRFLLLKDLKRKGVNA
- a CDS encoding LicD family protein; the encoded protein is MEIKYLSMDEIKSVELEILKYIHNFCIENDIKYFLNYGTLIGAVRHKGFIPWDDDIDICMFRKDYEKFIDLFSKDDGIYKILSLETDDKYYNNFMKVINSKTKIEDERNYKTYDLGIFVDIFPIDSFDDLKLVEKTYKLESFKLLSFSKKENIQYGDSKLKDFVRLFFWTMLKPVSPRIFAKKIKEAVEKYSKENGKYFGVVGCSKLKYDDVFDYNPFDELAEFEFEGCNFFAPKKYDEILKKYYGDYMKFPPIDKQKYPHEIKAYFVD
- a CDS encoding LicD family protein, coding for MKERLTVDELKNYELNILKFIDYVCKKYDIKYFVNYGTLLGSVRHKGFIPWDDDIDISMYREDYERFQKAVIEEDNERYGILSKDNSEWYFQNFFVVIDKYTLLEDNVKRNRRDSNVFVDVFPIDRFNDLNFVKKAHLMVTLRHICFIKKKFIIHKDSRIKDFCRVIFWYLLKFVNPRFFTKKIEKLVEKYSDENGVYEGAVGVDKTGMKEVFKAGTYEELIELPFEDMMVPAPKNYDKILTQFYGDYMQKPSDAEIEYKSHLLDAYRIK
- a CDS encoding oligosaccharide flippase family protein, with protein sequence MAKNIKVNALASILVRVFNILFPLITGPYLARILSKEAYGEFNVANSILNLFIPFAAFGIYSYGIRSISRVKNNIKEISKNFTVLFSINLISSLGIGILYIGYMFLNVNSSMYMLYIALSIQIFTQFVSIEWMNEAFENYGFILFKTLFVRVLMLVSIFAFVKKADDIVNYAFILSITNLVNYLISFYYIKRKVKFVKIELKDILIHIKPLIGMLLLANSYMLYTALDRAVLSLLDAKISVSYYTFALSIAQLITSVVYSIIVVSIPRLSYYHGNSDEKNYTELLNQVARTFLFLVIPMGIGLSCVSDEVMLIYAGEKYLEAGFILKLFSLRIVMWALDQLLANQVLFVRGYEKNITAFYFIGGFLNLILNIVLLKLKVVQAEYFVYTTLFSEIVVLIIQIYFITKRNIISINEILKSYVKYILCAVPFFAITYGINHTLKYSLNLNLQFFVRVLAIIVSCVLYYFIIMLITKDKILFVTLDGIKNKFRVIKYKLKSKKYKG
- a CDS encoding NTP transferase domain-containing protein, whose amino-acid sequence is MLAIQDFDILNLFFKNRNKKYTQREISSITKISLGKVNKTLKELKNNEFIDENLKITDKGLSALEPYKVDNAIIMAAGMSSRFAPLCYETPKGLLNVKGEKLIEREILQLKEAGIEDITLVVGYMKEKMFYLAEKFGVDIVVNEDYYRFNNTSSLILVTEKLKNTYICSSDNYFPKNPFEKYVYRAYYSAVYQDGETDEYYAEFDKKGRITGVTIGGKDDWIMLGHVFFDREFSDKFVKLLKAEYHEQIVRENLWETFYMRHIKEFDNMYIRKYDLEDIKEFDSLEELRLFDEKYVTNSDSEIFQNICNILRCKEEEIKDIKPIKMGMTNTSFKFSCKEKSYVYRHPGPGTELIINRKSEFDSMKIAKELSLDDTYIYMDKDIGWKISKYIENVKILNPFDKKNVKRAISMLKKLHTSGRKTNFKFNIFDEIENFKIKIRNSHRDNFDDMSLMNDKIYKLKTFLDKDDTNECICHCDSYDLNFLLDNRDKMYLIDWEYSAMSDPAVDIGCFITSSKYSFDEAIDIIKEYFNGKPTDKQLMHYIAYIAVSSFYWFLWAINQEIQGKSIGEYLYIWYNHTKEYADYALKLYEQE
- a CDS encoding energy-coupling factor transporter ATPase, with translation MNLDEKIIDIKDLRYEYSGEDGKKSTALDGVSFSVNKGELISILGHNGSGKSTLAKLLNAQITPTDGEIEIFGINTKDENRIWDIRQKCAMVFQNPDNQLVATVVEEDVAFGPENLGVPSAEIRERVDEALEIVEMQEYKKHSPHMLSGGQKQRVAIAGILAMKPDVIIFDESTAMLDPIGRKDIIDTILKLNKEENKTILYITHYMEEAVLADRVIVLNEGKIEFDDSPKKVFSNVETLRELGLSVPQVTELAYLLKNDGVEIPSDILTNDEMIKFLERKLK
- a CDS encoding energy-coupling factor transporter ATPase, which produces MDINFKNVSFVYGEKTPFEKLALDNIDLTIKKGEFVGIIGHTGSGKSTLIQHFNGILKPTSGDVFIGDMNTKDKELAKSGLRYKIGLVFQYPEYQLFEETIEKDIAFGPKNMGLSEEEVTERVKEAMEIVGLDYEAKKDKSPFEISGGQKRRVAIAGILAMKPDILILDEPTAGLDPKGRDELFFQIKRLYEKNNITIVLISHSMEDVAKLVNRIIIMKNGHIHLDKSTKEAFSDVDDLKKVGLNVPQITELMDILRKKGHHFSKNILTVDEAFNEIKRELRKN